From Helicobacter sp. MIT 05-5293, one genomic window encodes:
- a CDS encoding DUF4149 domain-containing protein has product MNFYKTFRVLDSVYLWLLGIGVGCIVACGMFAAPVVFKASSFIPDFSIADSGLIMGNIFLKCNTFFNVLAVVIIIYEVISLAVSKRFAHSNQRRLWFVLGGISVIMIFLFTLYYTPFIMDAQSAGNLGTPEFDSMHKQSEYAFKILLVSLSALMIWRGILGSNNPSCCKEKA; this is encoded by the coding sequence ATGAATTTTTACAAAACATTTCGTGTGCTAGATTCTGTGTATCTGTGGTTACTTGGCATAGGTGTAGGCTGCATTGTTGCTTGTGGAATGTTTGCTGCGCCGGTAGTCTTTAAAGCTTCAAGCTTTATCCCGGATTTTAGCATCGCTGATAGTGGGCTTATTATGGGTAATATTTTCCTCAAATGCAACACATTTTTTAATGTCCTTGCTGTGGTGATTATTATTTATGAAGTGATTTCTCTTGCTGTCAGCAAACGCTTTGCCCATAGCAATCAACGCCGTTTGTGGTTTGTCTTAGGAGGAATTAGCGTTATTATGATTTTTCTTTTTACGCTTTATTATACGCCTTTTATTATGGACGCGCAATCTGCTGGGAATCTAGGCACACCTGAATTTGATTCTATGCACAAACAAAGTGAGTATGCTTTTAAGATTTTACTTGTAAGTCTTAGTGCTTTGATGATTTGGCGGGGTATTCTTGGTAGCAACAACCCCTCTTGCTGCAAAGAGAAAGCCTAA
- a CDS encoding FkbM family methyltransferase, protein MFKKAWKKFLTRRFNESANQSDMMNKINEMSASVSGNMQEILACQILYYSNKDKVFAFNHFFDRDQPLYYGRKYKQCGEIKFYLPYALSDWIQAIILRTKDFYGIEGLEKVDKYIPKNAQILDIGANIGNHSIYWAMVKGVARIYAFEPIKETYEMLCKNITLNNLQEKIQTFNFALGAKQSQGSIKEFHIDNAGGTSIQNDEAGEIVIQSLDDLEKRGVFTQKIDFVKIDVECFEDEVLRGGGVLLCPTQTHYNDRNFPASISQSA, encoded by the coding sequence ATGTTTAAAAAAGCGTGGAAAAAGTTTTTAACAAGGCGATTTAATGAAAGTGCCAATCAATCAGATATGATGAATAAAATCAATGAAATGAGTGCAAGTGTCAGTGGTAATATGCAAGAGATTTTAGCGTGTCAGATTCTGTATTATTCAAATAAAGACAAGGTTTTTGCTTTTAATCACTTTTTTGACAGAGACCAGCCTTTGTATTATGGGAGAAAATATAAACAATGCGGCGAAATAAAGTTTTATCTTCCTTATGCGCTAAGTGATTGGATACAGGCAATTATTTTACGCACGAAAGATTTTTATGGGATTGAAGGACTAGAAAAAGTCGATAAATATATTCCTAAAAATGCTCAAATCCTTGATATTGGTGCAAATATCGGTAATCACAGCATTTATTGGGCGATGGTAAAAGGAGTGGCTAGAATCTATGCGTTTGAGCCTATCAAGGAGACTTATGAAATGTTGTGCAAAAATATCACTTTGAATAATCTCCAAGAAAAGATTCAGACTTTTAACTTCGCATTGGGTGCAAAACAATCGCAAGGAAGCATCAAAGAGTTTCATATAGACAATGCCGGGGGGACAAGTATTCAAAATGATGAAGCAGGTGAGATTGTTATCCAAAGTCTTGATGACTTGGAAAAAAGGGGCGTCTTCACTCAAAAAATTGATTTTGTAAAAATTGATGTAGAATGCTTTGAAGATGAAGTATTACGGGGGGGGGGGGTGCTTCTTTGCCCAACACAAACCCATTATAATGATAGAAATTTTCCCGCAAGTATATCCCAAAGTGCTTGA
- a CDS encoding FAD-binding protein gives MSKEIDLGDYDIGIIGLGVAGSNLARLLLPHLKVIALDKKDAKGDCFDESFHKPCGGLLSQGAQKCFANQGLSLPLEILSSPQIFAINTIDIPSKIGSYIQKCYVNMERHRFDLWLKSLIPPHIEVWHNAFFKGLESLPNTHAKDTGKPSYRGRFYVQGQYYTFNARYIIGADGATSYLRRFLYPHLKTQTLVCIQEWFKESNPPMLACYFDEKITPSYSWSMSKEGYFIFGGAYLHHHCSSHFKQQKKDLASIGFVFGEKLKRESCLVLYPTRLKDFVCGRDHIFLVGEAAGFVNASTLEGISGAMSSSRILSEILNRDDSDAHRSYVRATRILVFKTLFRAYVRYPFMFVPFIRRLVLKFGILRVRKGMHKGQIQ, from the coding sequence ATGTCAAAAGAGATAGATTTAGGTGATTATGATATAGGTATTATCGGTTTAGGCGTGGCTGGGAGTAATTTGGCACGATTGCTTTTACCGCATCTTAAGGTTATTGCGCTTGATAAGAAAGATGCTAAAGGGGATTGCTTTGATGAGAGTTTTCACAAACCTTGCGGTGGATTACTCTCACAAGGTGCGCAAAAATGTTTTGCTAATCAAGGGCTTTCTCTGCCTTTAGAGATTCTTAGTTCGCCTCAAATCTTTGCGATTAATACAATTGATATACCCTCCAAAATCGGCTCTTATATCCAAAAATGCTATGTCAATATGGAGCGACATCGTTTTGATTTATGGCTCAAATCCCTTATCCCACCGCATATTGAAGTGTGGCACAATGCGTTTTTTAAGGGTTTAGAATCTCTCCCTAATACTCACGCTAAAGACACGGGCAAACCCAGTTATCGTGGGAGATTCTATGTGCAGGGTCAGTATTATACTTTTAATGCGCGTTACATCATTGGAGCAGACGGCGCGACAAGCTATTTGCGGAGATTCTTATACCCTCACCTTAAGACACAAACGCTTGTGTGTATTCAAGAATGGTTTAAAGAATCTAACCCTCCGATGCTTGCTTGTTATTTTGATGAAAAAATCACACCGAGCTATAGTTGGAGTATGTCTAAAGAGGGATATTTTATCTTTGGCGGCGCGTATTTGCATCATCATTGTTCTTCGCATTTTAAACAGCAAAAAAAAGATTTAGCAAGTATAGGCTTTGTCTTTGGAGAGAAGCTTAAGCGTGAAAGTTGCTTGGTGCTTTATCCTACGCGCTTGAAGGATTTTGTGTGTGGGAGGGATCATATTTTTTTAGTGGGTGAAGCGGCGGGTTTTGTCAATGCTAGCACACTTGAAGGCATTAGCGGGGCGATGAGTAGCTCAAGAATCTTAAGTGAGATTCTTAATCGTGATGATAGTGATGCGCATCGCTCTTATGTCAGAGCCACGAGAATCTTAGTTTTTAAAACGCTTTTTAGAGCTTATGTGCGTTATCCTTTTATGTTTGTGCCTTTTATCAGACGCTTGGTTCTTAAATTTGGCATTCTCCGTGTGAGAAAGGGAATGCACAAAGGGCAGATTCAGTAG
- a CDS encoding outer membrane beta-barrel protein, which produces MRKKWGWVFYLLMSLGIFELRAGESGLFLGGSLSLENAHYDGLFITQSAGPMRYYPHSNDSKNHIGFALRGGYQFFTSDARLGARIYFDYQSGSATYKDEMQKEYLMDTHYMGFNADLLFEILQVNHTTLGVFAGGGYSLLTHQFKDGYYTIHSDNHEGAKIKGSGWNYQAGISLTIKSKHRIEWEMRYYQPTLRYESAIVSGYVTGANPSMWADESISLRISDMIVYRLNYVYVF; this is translated from the coding sequence ATGCGTAAAAAGTGGGGTTGGGTTTTTTATCTTTTAATGTCATTAGGCATTTTTGAGCTTAGAGCGGGAGAAAGCGGGTTATTTCTCGGAGGCAGTCTTTCGCTTGAAAATGCTCATTATGACGGGCTTTTTATCACGCAATCCGCAGGTCCTATGAGATACTATCCGCACAGCAATGACAGCAAAAATCATATTGGCTTTGCTTTACGCGGGGGGTATCAATTTTTTACTTCTGATGCGCGTCTTGGAGCGAGAATCTATTTTGATTACCAATCAGGCAGCGCGACTTACAAAGACGAGATGCAAAAAGAATATCTTATGGATACCCATTATATGGGCTTTAATGCAGATTTGCTTTTTGAGATTCTTCAAGTCAATCATACGACTTTAGGAGTTTTTGCAGGCGGAGGGTATTCGCTTTTAACGCATCAATTTAAAGATGGTTACTATACTATACATTCTGATAATCATGAGGGAGCAAAGATTAAGGGCAGCGGTTGGAATTATCAAGCTGGAATCTCTTTGACTATTAAGAGCAAACATCGGATTGAGTGGGAAATGAGATATTATCAACCTACTTTAAGATATGAATCAGCAATTGTGAGCGGGTATGTAACGGGTGCTAATCCCTCTATGTGGGCTGACGAATCGATTTCTTTGCGTATCAGCGATATGATTGTGTATCGTTTAAATTATGTGTATGTGTTTTAG
- a CDS encoding outer membrane beta-barrel protein, which produces MRSVKVICAVVLTLSSVWANDKTSAFFSIGAGFVPKIETNLKNENLSSALYTLHLKYGAKYYFNNSFGLSMYIPLEGGYSRFDEQDSINQASFFSGGVGGDVLLDIGSNRGLGVFLGGELQYSYYWLPNPSLAHSHKGLQSNVHLGLAVNIHSKFSVRAGVKKYLTRPIQDYQPLSTTNGYGVFVELLFRIDNSSITHQAQSLQEERRKKAEERAAQMAQNPTMDTGSRIFWGGGFGYGVGRSYHHYTPSYRPSPTPNLKSTPLHFR; this is translated from the coding sequence ATGCGAAGTGTGAAAGTGATTTGTGCTGTTGTTTTAACACTAAGCAGTGTGTGGGCGAACGATAAAACGAGTGCTTTTTTCTCTATCGGGGCAGGATTTGTGCCAAAGATTGAAACAAATCTTAAAAATGAGAATCTCTCCTCTGCATTATACACGCTTCATCTCAAGTATGGGGCGAAATATTATTTTAATAATTCATTTGGGCTATCAATGTATATTCCCTTAGAGGGAGGTTATAGTCGTTTTGATGAGCAAGATTCTATCAATCAAGCCTCTTTCTTTTCTGGCGGTGTCGGGGGTGATGTCTTATTGGATATTGGCTCAAACAGAGGGCTAGGGGTTTTTTTGGGAGGGGAGTTACAATACTCGTATTATTGGCTTCCTAATCCTTCTTTAGCCCATAGTCATAAAGGTTTGCAAAGTAATGTCCATTTAGGCTTGGCAGTAAATATTCATTCCAAATTTTCTGTGCGTGCAGGTGTCAAAAAATATCTCACTCGCCCTATACAAGATTATCAGCCATTAAGCACGACAAATGGCTATGGCGTTTTTGTGGAGTTACTTTTTAGAATTGACAATAGTTCGATCACGCATCAAGCTCAATCATTGCAAGAGGAAAGACGCAAAAAAGCCGAAGAAAGAGCAGCACAAATGGCACAAAATCCTACAATGGATACAGGCTCGAGAATCTTTTGGGGTGGAGGCTTTGGATATGGCGTGGGGAGATCTTATCATCATTATACACCTTCCTATCGCCCATCTCCTACGCCAAATCTCAAAAGCACACCTTTACATTTTCGGTAA
- a CDS encoding HDIG domain-containing metalloprotein: MSIPLEVQEILQTLESAGFKAYVVGGCVRDALLCQITRNPYIPKDWDITTSATPDEVMRVFADSKVLPTGLKHGTVSLIKKSVPYEITTFRIDGDYLNARSPESVHFSTSLEEDLKRRDFTINALAYHYHEGLVDRFCGLDDLQNGVIRCVGNANERLCEDALRILRALRFASLLGFTIEQSTKDAMFAHRQRLTKISQERIRVELTKLLCGKNVKSVLEEYAEIIAVCIPEIFPMIGFRQHHPYHHLDVWGHTILAIDRACEDSIIRWTMLLHDIGKPHTFTQKEGVGHFYGHAQKSALIAEKILDRLRWDKKTKCVILTLITHHDIVLESSPKSVRRLLSKLDNELFELLLEVKKADILAQNPSLISERLKNLAEIREIKAQVLDSQMAFCLKDLAVNGRDLQHIGITEGKEIGKILSTLLTLVIEEKIENTQASLLREARTLYHSAHK; this comes from the coding sequence TTGAGCATTCCTTTAGAGGTTCAAGAAATCTTACAAACCTTAGAATCTGCAGGATTCAAGGCTTATGTCGTGGGAGGTTGTGTGCGTGATGCGCTTTTGTGTCAAATCACGCGTAATCCTTATATACCTAAAGATTGGGATATTACCACTTCTGCGACACCTGATGAGGTGATGCGTGTTTTTGCGGATTCTAAAGTTTTGCCCACCGGCTTAAAACACGGCACCGTGAGTCTTATAAAAAAATCCGTCCCTTATGAGATTACTACTTTTCGTATTGATGGTGATTATCTCAATGCACGCTCTCCAGAATCTGTGCATTTTAGCACTTCCTTAGAAGAAGACTTGAAGCGAAGAGATTTTACGATAAATGCCTTAGCGTATCATTACCATGAGGGGCTTGTGGATAGATTCTGTGGTTTGGACGATTTGCAAAATGGCGTGATTCGGTGTGTGGGGAATGCAAACGAGCGATTATGTGAAGATGCTTTGAGAATCTTGCGTGCCTTAAGATTTGCTTCTCTCTTAGGATTCACAATTGAGCAATCCACTAAAGATGCGATGTTTGCGCACAGACAAAGACTGACAAAAATCTCCCAAGAGCGCATCAGGGTCGAGCTTACAAAGCTCCTTTGTGGTAAAAATGTCAAATCAGTGCTTGAAGAATATGCGGAGATTATCGCGGTGTGTATCCCAGAGATTTTCCCGATGATAGGATTTCGACAGCATCACCCTTATCATCATCTTGATGTGTGGGGGCATACGATTTTAGCGATTGATCGTGCGTGTGAAGATTCTATCATTCGTTGGACGATGTTGCTACATGATATAGGAAAGCCTCACACTTTTACGCAAAAAGAAGGTGTGGGGCATTTTTATGGACACGCGCAAAAAAGTGCCTTGATTGCAGAGAAGATTTTAGATCGTTTGCGTTGGGATAAGAAAACAAAATGCGTGATTCTTACACTTATCACTCATCACGATATAGTGCTAGAATCTAGCCCAAAAAGTGTAAGGCGTTTGCTTAGTAAGCTTGATAATGAGCTTTTTGAATTGCTTTTAGAGGTGAAAAAGGCAGATATTTTAGCGCAAAATCCCTCTTTGATAAGTGAAAGGCTTAAGAATCTCGCCGAGATTCGAGAGATTAAAGCGCAAGTGCTTGATTCTCAAATGGCTTTTTGCTTGAAAGATTTAGCGGTAAATGGGCGAGATTTGCAGCATATTGGTATCACAGAGGGCAAGGAAATAGGCAAGATTCTATCTACTTTGCTTACGCTTGTGATTGAAGAGAAGATAGAAAATACCCAAGCGTCTTTGTTGCGTGAAGCCCGCACACTTTATCATTCAGCACACAAATAA
- the folE gene encoding GTP cyclohydrolase I FolE — MLEDYAEQFFKALCKQIGEDETREGLKHTAQRISQSYQNLLDGYAQSPTEVLGSVFTQGACDEMIVLKKMPFYSMCEHHLLPFFGHISIGYLPDKKIAGISGLARVAEIFTHRLQIQENLTAQIADCLLNELMPKGVMVVCEARHLCLEMRGKQRQSSIITSALRGLFKKDSRTRTEFMQLIKD; from the coding sequence ATGTTAGAAGATTATGCAGAGCAATTTTTTAAGGCATTGTGCAAACAAATCGGCGAGGACGAGACACGAGAGGGCTTAAAGCACACCGCACAGAGAATCTCACAAAGTTATCAAAACTTGCTTGATGGCTATGCACAAAGCCCTACAGAGGTTTTAGGGAGTGTCTTTACACAAGGTGCGTGTGATGAAATGATCGTGCTAAAGAAAATGCCCTTTTATTCGATGTGCGAACATCATCTTTTGCCCTTTTTTGGGCATATTTCTATTGGCTATCTTCCAGATAAGAAAATTGCGGGGATTAGTGGATTAGCGCGAGTGGCAGAGATTTTCACGCATCGTTTGCAGATTCAAGAGAATCTCACCGCACAAATTGCAGATTGTCTGCTCAATGAGCTGATGCCTAAAGGTGTTATGGTCGTTTGTGAAGCGCGTCATTTATGCCTTGAGATGCGTGGGAAGCAAAGGCAATCAAGCATCATCACTTCAGCTTTAAGAGGACTTTTCAAGAAAGATTCACGAACACGCACAGAATTTATGCAGCTTATCAAGGATTAA
- the htpX gene encoding zinc metalloprotease HtpX: MTKSPFDKLIQANRMKTYMALGVYLIIFICIGFLADIIRLNLPSLDEGIIMLLTLQEFPLITMIMGIVSLGVILFSVANASRIMLSGNVYKLIDPNAPLSHKESNAYRALQELVQSAGLDFIPKLYVFEAPYMNAFASGWNAKNSMIAITSTLLEHLDAQELKAVIAHELSHIRHGDVRLTMCVGILSNIMLLAVNLFAFSSSANSQGAKNARTILLILQFVLPLFTAVLSLFISRSREYMADSGAAYLMNDSTPMIKALQKISQDYEQNSYQESNPTRANAYLFDKSEILSTHPSIQNRIKALLEQ; the protein is encoded by the coding sequence ATGACAAAATCGCCATTTGATAAGCTTATCCAAGCAAATCGTATGAAAACTTATATGGCTTTAGGCGTTTATTTGATTATTTTTATATGTATTGGTTTTCTAGCCGATATTATCCGCCTCAACCTCCCCTCACTTGATGAGGGCATCATAATGCTACTGACATTACAAGAATTTCCGCTGATTACGATGATTATGGGGATTGTCTCACTAGGGGTGATTCTCTTTTCTGTGGCAAACGCTTCGCGCATTATGCTTAGCGGCAATGTCTATAAGCTCATTGACCCCAACGCCCCGCTTTCTCATAAAGAATCTAACGCTTATCGTGCTTTACAAGAGCTTGTCCAAAGTGCAGGGTTAGACTTTATCCCTAAGCTTTATGTGTTTGAAGCTCCCTATATGAACGCTTTTGCAAGCGGTTGGAATGCTAAAAATTCTATGATTGCCATTACTTCAACCTTATTAGAACATCTTGATGCGCAAGAGTTAAAGGCTGTCATTGCACATGAACTAAGCCATATCCGACACGGCGATGTGAGACTGACAATGTGCGTGGGGATTCTTAGTAACATTATGCTTTTAGCTGTGAATCTTTTTGCCTTTAGCTCTTCAGCAAATTCACAAGGTGCAAAAAATGCGCGAACGATACTTCTCATTTTGCAATTTGTCTTGCCTCTTTTCACGGCGGTGCTTTCGCTTTTCATCAGTCGCAGTCGTGAGTATATGGCGGATTCTGGAGCGGCGTATTTGATGAATGATAGCACACCGATGATTAAAGCATTGCAAAAGATTTCACAAGACTATGAGCAAAACTCCTACCAAGAATCCAACCCCACACGCGCCAATGCGTATTTGTTTGACAAAAGCGAGATTCTAAGCACGCACCCTAGTATCCAAAACCGCATCAAGGCACTATTAGAACAATAA
- the ciaB gene encoding invasion protein CiaB gives MDTSSHQITFESHLKLIYEMAKESIKTTNEFFRVLENDDASLQIHYTTLEHLAQKLEIPTSKANLMALAQRIVNLREDSILQVLEDSEKYHSLAQDSQKQAKEWLKSCQYQLLEFVRDYYNQAHQAILDRISQEQLLSAFYREILFGVHRIGQAMNEFFKVWNQTLIDEINTAFSEKYDFSQALHLLQPTLDKDSQGEYVGRSYSIPILVDKSSQQEIYASLPYKKAFPLQVASITKAIDQTVESLASLEDSIYHKKEAYIAYFVALKRAWNEEDSTQLITQWQSVDMAWMDIDTPLQIAHPLEYYEDIYRHSVAPEWDLRLSKSQKAHQNTALQVQKMFEKIASQIHCDEDLKHFVLASLSQTTLYNALPLLFYGAELNGLFSAQVVPNDEWVSSQKGKKIFAFPDRILMQNRAKPKMKLQYEIFDRDFLEKARGVMFDNEDLWYQIYDISTNGHEFGHILWVDEHTESVMNIDGEFKNIEEFKATCGGLMAYFITLTPQDLHASNALLDALLSDHIRRAVGLMAWRTSTEVRPYYCEGLLHLSGMFESGVLSFDAHQSPKLQIHTRHYKELLAWYQEAYLSLSQHYVDKRPSKIWLESYVINDKGLHKAKNPAVDAFVEYYWERYKLIGQEIL, from the coding sequence ATGGACACTTCATCTCATCAAATCACTTTTGAATCGCATTTAAAGCTTATCTATGAAATGGCAAAAGAATCTATCAAGACGACCAATGAGTTTTTTAGAGTGTTAGAAAACGATGATGCTTCTTTGCAGATTCACTATACGACATTAGAACATCTTGCCCAAAAGCTAGAGATTCCCACGAGTAAGGCAAACCTTATGGCTTTGGCGCAACGCATTGTGAATCTGCGTGAAGATAGTATCTTGCAAGTGCTTGAGGATTCAGAAAAATACCATTCTTTGGCTCAAGATTCTCAAAAACAAGCTAAAGAATGGCTCAAAAGTTGCCAATATCAATTGCTTGAGTTTGTGAGAGATTATTATAATCAAGCACATCAAGCAATCCTTGATAGAATCTCGCAAGAGCAGCTTTTGAGCGCATTTTATCGGGAGATTCTCTTTGGTGTGCATCGTATCGGTCAAGCAATGAATGAGTTTTTTAAAGTATGGAATCAGACATTGATTGATGAGATTAATACCGCATTTAGCGAAAAATACGACTTTTCTCAAGCCCTGCATCTTTTACAACCGACACTCGATAAAGATTCTCAAGGCGAATATGTCGGTCGGAGTTATTCTATCCCGATTTTGGTTGATAAGTCTTCACAGCAAGAAATCTATGCGTCTTTGCCTTACAAAAAAGCATTTCCTTTGCAGGTCGCATCTATCACGAAAGCGATTGATCAGACTGTAGAATCTCTAGCATCTTTAGAAGATTCTATCTATCATAAGAAAGAAGCCTATATCGCTTATTTTGTCGCGCTTAAAAGAGCATGGAATGAGGAAGATTCTACACAGCTTATCACACAATGGCAAAGCGTAGATATGGCGTGGATGGATATAGATACACCTTTGCAAATCGCTCACCCTTTAGAATATTATGAAGATATTTATCGCCATAGTGTCGCTCCCGAGTGGGATTTACGCCTTAGCAAGTCGCAAAAGGCACATCAAAACACCGCTTTACAAGTGCAAAAGATGTTTGAGAAGATTGCTTCACAAATTCATTGTGATGAGGATTTGAAACATTTTGTCCTTGCTTCACTTTCACAAACCACACTTTATAATGCCCTGCCTTTGTTGTTTTATGGTGCGGAGTTGAATGGACTTTTCTCCGCGCAAGTCGTGCCTAATGACGAATGGGTGTCTTCACAAAAGGGTAAAAAAATCTTTGCCTTTCCCGATAGGATTCTGATGCAAAATAGGGCAAAACCCAAAATGAAGCTCCAATATGAAATCTTTGATAGGGATTTTTTGGAAAAAGCACGAGGGGTGATGTTTGATAATGAGGATTTATGGTATCAAATCTATGACATCAGCACGAATGGGCATGAGTTTGGGCATATTTTATGGGTCGATGAACACACAGAATCTGTGATGAATATTGACGGAGAGTTTAAAAATATCGAGGAATTTAAAGCCACTTGTGGCGGACTAATGGCGTATTTTATCACTCTCACACCTCAAGACTTACACGCATCTAATGCCTTGCTTGATGCGCTTCTTAGTGATCATATCCGCCGAGCTGTGGGCTTAATGGCGTGGCGGACAAGCACAGAAGTGCGTCCGTATTATTGTGAGGGGCTGTTGCATCTAAGCGGTATGTTTGAGAGCGGTGTATTGAGCTTTGATGCGCATCAGTCGCCTAAACTTCAGATTCACACACGACATTACAAAGAATTGCTTGCATGGTATCAAGAAGCCTATCTCTCTTTAAGTCAGCATTATGTGGATAAACGCCCATCGAAAATATGGTTAGAATCTTATGTGATTAATGATAAAGGTTTGCACAAGGCGAAAAATCCAGCAGTCGATGCGTTTGTAGAATATTATTGGGAGCGGTATAAGCTTATCGGACAGGAGATTTTATAG
- the typA gene encoding translational GTPase TypA → MQNIRNIAVIAHVDHGKTTLVDGLLSQSGIFNERDQIDERVMDSNDLERERGITILSKNTAINYKGTKINIIDTPGHADFGGEVERVLKMVDGVLLLVDAQEGVMPQTKFVVKKALSFGIRPIVVVNKIDKPAAEPDRVVDEVFDLFVAMEANDFQLDFPVIYAAARDGYAIKNLEDEKKNLEPLFDAILEYVPMPSGSSDNALQMQIFTLDYDNYVGKIGIARVFNGVVTKGANVMLAKGDGEKEVGRITKLIGFMGLARTEIESAQAGDIVAIAGFNAIDVGDSIVDPNNPMPLDPMHLEEPTMSVYFAVNDSPLAGLEGKHVTANKLKDRLLKEMQTNIAMRCVEMGEGKFRVSGRGELQITILAENLRREGFEFSISRPEVIIKEEDGVKKEPFEHLVIDTPQDFSGSIIERLGRRKAEMKAMNPMGDGYTRLEFEIPARGLIGYRSEFLTDTKGEGVMNHSFLEFRAFSGSVESRKNGALVSMENGEASAFALFNIQERGVLFVNPQTKVYIGMVIGEHSRDNDLDVNPIKTKHLTNMRASGSDDAIKLVPPRELTLERALEWIEDDEILEITPLNLRIRKKILEPNMRKRAKGK, encoded by the coding sequence ATGCAAAATATCCGAAATATCGCCGTTATTGCTCATGTCGATCATGGCAAAACCACTTTAGTTGATGGGCTTTTAAGTCAATCTGGCATTTTCAATGAAAGGGATCAGATTGATGAGCGCGTCATGGATTCTAATGATTTGGAAAGAGAGAGGGGCATCACAATCCTTTCTAAAAATACTGCAATCAATTACAAAGGCACGAAGATCAATATCATTGACACACCCGGACACGCTGATTTTGGCGGTGAAGTCGAACGAGTGCTAAAAATGGTCGATGGTGTGCTTTTGCTTGTCGATGCGCAAGAGGGCGTAATGCCTCAAACAAAATTTGTCGTCAAAAAGGCTCTAAGCTTTGGAATCCGCCCCATTGTGGTTGTCAATAAGATTGATAAACCCGCTGCAGAGCCAGACCGCGTAGTCGATGAAGTGTTTGATTTGTTTGTCGCAATGGAAGCGAATGATTTTCAGCTTGATTTTCCTGTGATTTATGCTGCTGCGCGTGATGGCTATGCGATTAAGAATCTTGAAGATGAGAAAAAGAATCTTGAGCCGCTTTTTGATGCGATTTTAGAATATGTGCCTATGCCAAGCGGAAGCAGTGATAATGCACTGCAAATGCAGATTTTTACACTTGACTATGATAACTATGTGGGGAAAATCGGTATCGCGCGGGTGTTTAATGGTGTCGTTACGAAGGGTGCAAATGTGATGCTTGCCAAAGGTGATGGTGAAAAAGAAGTGGGCAGAATTACCAAGCTCATAGGCTTTATGGGTCTGGCACGCACAGAGATAGAATCTGCACAAGCGGGTGATATTGTCGCCATAGCGGGATTTAATGCGATTGATGTCGGGGATTCTATTGTCGATCCTAATAATCCGATGCCGCTTGATCCGATGCACCTTGAAGAGCCTACAATGAGCGTGTATTTTGCGGTCAATGATAGTCCTTTGGCGGGATTAGAGGGCAAACATGTAACGGCTAATAAGCTTAAAGACAGACTTTTAAAAGAAATGCAGACAAACATTGCGATGCGATGCGTTGAAATGGGCGAGGGTAAGTTCCGCGTTTCGGGACGCGGTGAATTGCAAATCACAATCTTAGCTGAAAATTTGCGCCGTGAAGGGTTTGAGTTTAGTATCTCGCGCCCGGAGGTGATTATCAAAGAAGAAGACGGCGTCAAGAAAGAACCTTTTGAACACTTAGTCATTGATACACCTCAAGATTTTAGCGGAAGTATTATTGAGCGATTAGGGCGTAGAAAGGCAGAGATGAAAGCAATGAATCCTATGGGCGATGGCTACACACGCTTAGAGTTTGAAATCCCTGCGCGTGGGCTTATCGGCTATCGGAGTGAGTTTTTGACGGATACAAAAGGTGAGGGTGTAATGAATCATAGCTTTTTGGAATTCCGTGCTTTTAGTGGCAGTGTAGAATCTCGCAAAAATGGCGCGTTAGTAAGTATGGAAAATGGCGAAGCGAGTGCGTTTGCGTTATTTAATATCCAAGAGAGAGGCGTGCTTTTTGTCAATCCGCAAACGAAAGTTTATATAGGTATGGTGATAGGCGAACACAGCCGCGATAATGACCTTGATGTCAATCCTATCAAAACAAAACATTTGACAAATATGCGTGCGAGTGGGAGTGATGATGCGATAAAGCTTGTCCCACCGCGTGAGCTGACATTGGAGCGGGCGTTAGAGTGGATTGAAGATGATGAGATTCTCGAAATCACACCTCTAAATCTCCGAATCCGTAAAAAAATCCTTGAACCCAATATGCGCAAAAGAGCAAAGGGGAAATAA